One Comamonas endophytica DNA window includes the following coding sequences:
- the argS gene encoding arginine--tRNA ligase: MLSVKQELLAALAAELDKLSPGAGARAAFESPKVAAHGDFACTAAMQLAKAAKQNPRQLAQALSDALMATPAFARWVEALEIAGPGFLNVRLKPAAKQEVVREVLSAKEAFGFQPRRAEKLLVEFVSANPTGPLHVGHGRQAALGDALCNLFTTQGWDVHREFYYNDAGVQIQTLTNSTQLRAKGFKPGDECWPVDPENPASKAFYNGDYIQDIANDFLAKKTVKADDREFTANGDVEDQDNIRQFAVAYLRNEQDKDLQAFNLRFDEYYLESSLYTSGRVDRTVERLMANGHTYELDGALWLKSTDYGDDKDRVMRKRDGGYTYFVPDVAYHIAKWERGFTKVINIQGTDHHGTIARVRAGLQAADVGIPQGYPDYVLHTMVRVVRGGEEVKISKRAGSYVTLRDLIEWTSKDAVRFFLLSRKPDTEYTFDVDLAVAQNNDNPVYYVQYAHARICSVLKAWGGDAATLKDVDLSALEGPQAQALMLQLAKYPDMLTAAAQGNAPHDVTFYLRDLAAAYHSYYDAERILVDDETVKLARLALISATRQVLHNGLAVLGVSAPERM; this comes from the coding sequence ATGCTCTCCGTCAAACAGGAATTGCTCGCGGCTTTGGCCGCCGAGCTGGATAAATTGTCGCCCGGCGCCGGTGCGCGCGCCGCTTTCGAATCTCCCAAGGTGGCCGCGCATGGCGATTTCGCCTGCACCGCCGCCATGCAGCTGGCCAAGGCCGCCAAGCAAAATCCCCGGCAGCTGGCGCAGGCGCTCAGCGATGCGCTGATGGCCACCCCCGCTTTCGCGCGCTGGGTCGAGGCGCTGGAGATCGCCGGCCCCGGCTTCCTGAACGTGCGGCTCAAGCCCGCCGCCAAGCAGGAAGTCGTGCGCGAGGTGCTCTCGGCCAAGGAGGCCTTTGGCTTCCAGCCGCGCCGCGCCGAAAAGCTGCTGGTCGAGTTCGTTTCCGCGAACCCCACCGGCCCGCTGCATGTGGGCCATGGCCGCCAGGCCGCGCTCGGCGATGCGCTGTGCAACCTGTTCACGACCCAGGGATGGGACGTGCACCGCGAGTTCTACTACAACGACGCGGGCGTGCAGATCCAGACGCTGACGAACAGCACGCAGCTGCGCGCCAAGGGCTTCAAGCCCGGCGACGAGTGCTGGCCCGTCGATCCCGAGAACCCGGCCAGCAAGGCGTTCTACAACGGCGACTACATCCAGGACATCGCCAACGATTTCCTGGCAAAGAAGACCGTCAAGGCCGACGACCGCGAATTCACCGCCAACGGCGATGTCGAGGACCAGGACAACATCCGCCAGTTCGCCGTGGCTTACCTGCGCAACGAGCAGGACAAGGACCTGCAGGCCTTCAACCTGCGCTTCGACGAGTACTACCTCGAGTCCAGCCTCTACACCTCGGGCCGCGTGGACCGCACGGTCGAGCGCCTGATGGCCAACGGCCATACCTATGAGCTCGATGGCGCGCTGTGGCTCAAGTCGACCGACTACGGAGACGACAAGGACCGGGTCATGCGCAAGCGCGACGGCGGCTACACCTACTTCGTGCCCGATGTGGCCTACCACATCGCCAAGTGGGAGCGCGGCTTCACCAAGGTCATCAACATCCAGGGCACGGACCACCACGGCACGATCGCGCGGGTGCGCGCCGGCCTGCAGGCCGCCGATGTGGGCATCCCCCAGGGCTATCCCGACTACGTGCTGCACACCATGGTGCGCGTGGTGCGCGGCGGCGAGGAGGTCAAGATCAGCAAGCGCGCGGGCTCCTACGTGACGCTGCGCGACCTGATCGAGTGGACCAGCAAGGATGCGGTGCGTTTCTTCCTGCTCAGCCGCAAGCCCGACACCGAGTACACCTTCGACGTCGACCTGGCGGTGGCGCAGAACAACGACAACCCGGTCTATTACGTGCAGTACGCGCATGCGCGCATCTGCTCGGTGCTCAAGGCCTGGGGCGGCGATGCGGCCACGCTCAAGGACGTGGACCTGTCGGCGCTGGAAGGCCCGCAGGCCCAGGCGCTGATGCTGCAGCTGGCCAAGTACCCGGACATGCTCACAGCCGCCGCGCAGGGCAATGCGCCGCACGACGTGACCTTCTACCTGCGCGACCTGGCCGCGGCCTACCACAGCTACTACGATGCGGAGCGCATCCTGGTCGACGACGAAACGGTGAAGCTGGCACGCCTGGCATTGATCAGCGCGACCCGCCAGGTATTGCACAATGGCCTTGCGGTGCTGGGCGTGTCCGCTCCAGAACGCATGTAA
- a CDS encoding SPOR domain-containing protein yields MKTQQRGGTVLGIILGIIFGLGAALGVAVYVSKVPMPFLSKAKNADQDAAEARKNKDWDPNSPLYGKNPARITVPAAPEVAAPAADGVAAAPAPDAAPATTAASQPVAPVTLPPKPEPKTSTAGKSSDPLGDLVKAKSAEASAAESFNYFVQAGAFRSPSDAEAQRAKLAMLGWESRVSEREQNGRTVFRVRVGPFGKRDDAEQLKTRLEGAGVDSALVRVQR; encoded by the coding sequence ATGAAGACACAGCAACGCGGCGGCACCGTTCTCGGCATCATTCTCGGCATCATCTTCGGCCTGGGCGCGGCCCTGGGCGTGGCGGTCTATGTCAGCAAGGTGCCGATGCCCTTCCTGAGCAAGGCCAAGAACGCCGACCAGGACGCGGCCGAAGCCAGGAAGAACAAGGACTGGGATCCGAACTCGCCCCTGTACGGCAAGAACCCGGCGCGCATCACAGTGCCGGCGGCACCCGAGGTGGCAGCGCCTGCCGCGGATGGCGTGGCGGCCGCGCCGGCGCCGGATGCAGCGCCGGCGACGACTGCGGCATCGCAACCCGTGGCACCGGTGACGTTGCCGCCCAAGCCCGAGCCCAAGACCAGCACAGCGGGCAAATCCAGCGATCCGCTGGGTGATCTGGTCAAAGCCAAGTCGGCCGAGGCCAGCGCGGCCGAGAGCTTCAATTACTTCGTGCAGGCCGGTGCCTTCCGCAGCCCCTCCGATGCCGAGGCGCAACGCGCCAAGCTGGCGATGCTGGGCTGGGAGTCGCGCGTGAGCGAGCGCGAGCAGAACGGCCGCACGGTGTTCCGCGTGCGCGTGGGTCCTTTCGGCAAGCGCGACGATGCCGAGCAGCTCAAGACCAGGCTCGAGGGCGCAGGCGTGGATTCCGCGCTGGTGCGCGTGCAGCGCTGA